In Desulfomonilia bacterium, a single genomic region encodes these proteins:
- a CDS encoding rhamnulokinase family protein, producing MSVHLAIDLGADSGRAILGRLEEKKLNIEEIHRFPTGVLNVNGRLHWNIYRIFEEIKKALHLCARKTVPDSIGIDTWGVDFGLIDLNGQLIGLPFSYRDKRTEGAADSFFKKITKEELYKRTGIQFMDFNSLFQLESMFRDKSPILDIANAVLFIPDILNFFLCGIKKTEFTVATTSQVFNPTLMDWDMVLVSALGIKPSLFQEIVKPGSILGNLSSEISKETGMREVPVIAVASHDTASAVAAVPSCGRDWSYISSGTWSLMGVETDHPVINDESFMSNFTNEGGVQGRWRVLKNISGMWLLQECRRVWGLKGSTPSYDELIREAESARGFSAFIDPDYRGFRTPADMPVAIVNYCRKTHQPVPQTRGEVTRSILEGLALKYRLVLEQLRDLYDSDINRIHIIGGGSRNTLLNQFTADATGIQVIAGPMEATAIGNLLMQASALGGISSIDELREIVSLSFETEKYNASDNRDEWETAYKGYKTIIERSPIDE from the coding sequence ATGTCAGTTCATCTTGCAATAGATCTGGGAGCAGACAGCGGAAGGGCCATACTTGGAAGGCTCGAAGAGAAAAAACTGAATATCGAAGAAATTCATCGTTTTCCAACCGGCGTGCTTAATGTAAATGGCCGGCTGCACTGGAATATTTACAGGATTTTTGAAGAAATCAAAAAGGCCCTGCATCTGTGTGCCAGAAAAACAGTTCCTGATTCAATCGGCATTGACACATGGGGGGTCGATTTCGGACTGATTGACCTGAACGGACAGCTTATTGGTCTGCCGTTTTCCTATCGGGACAAACGTACTGAAGGTGCTGCGGATTCCTTTTTCAAAAAGATCACCAAAGAGGAACTATATAAAAGAACTGGCATTCAATTCATGGATTTTAATTCACTTTTCCAGCTAGAATCCATGTTTAGAGACAAATCTCCGATACTTGATATTGCCAATGCTGTTTTATTCATCCCGGACATATTGAATTTTTTCTTATGCGGAATCAAAAAGACGGAATTCACTGTTGCCACCACATCTCAAGTTTTCAATCCGACATTGATGGATTGGGACATGGTCCTTGTTTCGGCGCTCGGAATAAAGCCATCTCTGTTTCAGGAAATAGTAAAACCGGGGTCAATTCTTGGAAATCTATCATCCGAAATTTCGAAAGAGACCGGCATGAGAGAAGTTCCGGTCATTGCTGTTGCCTCGCATGATACCGCCTCGGCAGTTGCTGCGGTTCCGTCATGTGGGCGGGATTGGTCATATATCAGTTCAGGCACATGGTCGCTTATGGGTGTCGAGACAGACCATCCGGTGATAAATGATGAATCTTTCATGTCAAATTTTACCAATGAGGGAGGAGTACAGGGCCGTTGGAGGGTTCTTAAGAATATTTCAGGCATGTGGCTTCTTCAGGAATGCAGGAGGGTATGGGGATTAAAAGGGTCAACTCCTTCTTATGATGAACTGATCAGGGAAGCGGAATCGGCAAGGGGCTTTTCCGCATTTATTGATCCTGATTACAGAGGATTCAGAACCCCTGCCGATATGCCCGTGGCTATTGTGAATTATTGCAGGAAAACACACCAGCCTGTCCCGCAGACAAGGGGAGAGGTTACAAGATCAATACTCGAGGGTCTTGCACTTAAGTACAGGCTCGTTCTCGAACAGCTTCGTGATCTTTATGATTCTGATATTAACAGGATTCACATAATAGGCGGTGGGAGCAGAAATACCCTTTTGAACCAGTTTACAGCAGATGCAACAGGCATTCAAGTTATTGCCGGGCCTATGGAAGCGACTGCAATAGGAAACCTTCTCATGCAGGCGTCTGCTCTGGGCGGAATAAGCTCAATTGATGAACTCCGGGAAATAGTTTCCCTTTCATTCGAAACAGAAAAATATAATGCATCAGATAACAGGGATGAATGGGAAACGGCATATAAGGGATATAAAACAATCATTGAACGGAGCCCAATCGATGAATGA
- a CDS encoding L-rhamnose isomerase: protein MNEALIMKAYEIAVEKYAEHGVSVSEALKKLDSISLSIHCWQGDDVRGFEMPVSEPGGGLAVTGNYPGRAGNVEELQADLKIALSLIPGKHRLNLHAIYGDFSKYTGDRDTLVYSQYIHWVDWAKEHGLGLDFNATCFGHVRSSDGWTLCSLEDDKRNFWVEHVKRCREIGEHFGKTLGRPCMHNLWIPDGCKDSTALRFKRREKLKESLSEIYSVRHDRTCLMDSVESKLFGIGSEAFVAGSHEFYMQWVSDHNLRNNDDVLLCLDMGHFHPTESVADKISSILMFQQRLLLHISRGLRWDSDHVAVFDDGVKELMLETARAGALERTYLALDYFDASINRIGAWVAGARATLMAVLFALLEPLDKIREYELEGNGLGRLALMEACKTLPLGSVWDYWCTINDVPAGLKWLDKTGEYEKNFLSKR, encoded by the coding sequence ATGAATGAAGCATTGATTATGAAGGCATACGAGATTGCAGTCGAGAAATACGCCGAGCATGGCGTCAGCGTATCTGAAGCCCTTAAAAAACTTGATAGTATTTCATTATCAATACACTGCTGGCAGGGAGATGACGTCAGGGGATTTGAAATGCCCGTTTCCGAGCCGGGAGGCGGGCTTGCCGTAACGGGAAATTACCCAGGAAGGGCTGGAAATGTTGAGGAACTACAGGCGGATTTAAAAATTGCACTTTCGCTTATCCCGGGTAAACACAGACTCAACCTGCATGCAATCTACGGTGATTTCTCAAAATACACAGGAGACAGGGATACACTGGTTTACTCACAGTATATTCATTGGGTGGACTGGGCAAAAGAGCACGGACTGGGGCTTGATTTCAACGCCACATGCTTCGGACATGTAAGGTCATCGGACGGGTGGACTTTGTGTTCGCTGGAGGATGATAAGAGGAACTTCTGGGTGGAGCATGTAAAAAGATGCCGTGAGATAGGTGAGCATTTCGGAAAAACCTTAGGCAGACCATGCATGCACAATCTGTGGATACCTGACGGCTGCAAGGATAGTACTGCACTTCGTTTTAAAAGAAGGGAGAAGCTCAAAGAGTCATTATCGGAAATATATTCAGTTCGTCATGACAGGACATGCCTCATGGACAGCGTCGAGAGCAAACTCTTCGGCATTGGATCAGAGGCCTTTGTCGCCGGTTCACATGAATTCTACATGCAATGGGTATCCGATCATAATTTAAGAAACAATGACGATGTACTCCTGTGCCTGGATATGGGACATTTCCATCCGACCGAATCCGTTGCGGACAAGATATCCTCCATTCTTATGTTTCAGCAGCGGCTGCTTCTGCACATAAGCCGCGGTCTGAGATGGGATTCCGATCATGTTGCCGTCTTTGATGACGGAGTGAAGGAACTGATGCTTGAAACAGCAAGGGCGGGGGCACTTGAAAGGACATACCTGGCGCTTGATTATTTCGATGCATCCATAAACAGGATAGGTGCATGGGTGGCTGGCGCGCGTGCTACCCTAATGGCTGTCCTGTTTGCTCTGCTCGAACCGCTCGATAAAATAAGGGAATATGAACTGGAAGGAAACGGTCTGGGAAGACTTGCACTTATGGAAGCTTGCAAGACCTTGCCTTTGGGGAGCGTATGGGATTACTGGTGTACCATTAACGATGTTCCTGCCGGGTTAAAATGGCTTGATAAGACAGGCGAGTACGAGAAGAATTTTCTATCGAAGAGGTAA